TgtgaaaaaatattagttaaatgtatttaaaaatatgtgtacttaaaaatatattagtgctttaatatatatatatatatatatatatatatatatatatatatatattacacaattcatttaaaaatatttcttatttatttgattatttgataaatatatgtaaaaagatatttatagtCTTTTTTATACGcggatatttataaatatctacaaatatttatatattatttaaaaaaaaataaaatatattaatttaaaactaaatctgtaatatataaattttgatgaaaaaaattaatttgaccttcctaaaataaaattttaaataaattgtgtcaaaatatatattttaaaaaactaatattttacaagataattttaaattttttatatctaaataaaaaataaaaatataatatataaaaaatgaagatataattaaaggtattttaagaaaaagatactataattttaataatgtataaaaaatgaagatataaaaaaaaggtagaacCATCTCTCAACCTAACAAATAAAGTAACCTGACCACAAAGACAGTACAATTAACTACAGTTAATTGAAccgaaaatttattaagttcagtttttaagaactgaaccataaaacattatatttaagttatagtaaaaatggttcagttctttttaatacaatatagtacaattaaatACAGTTCAGTATTATTTATCGAGCCTTATTTGTAATAATACTTATTTCATTAagtgaacaattttttattcttaacattGAGTTACTTAGAAAATCATTTAATACTTTTCTTACATTTAAATGCCACCCTTAAACATTTTCTactatagatattttaaaaggtaattcgatcttaattaagaaataaataaaaagaaaacagataaataatgaattaatttaaagtttcttaaagcatctaaatttttttacaagattttttattaaggaaaattctataaataagtaattttaaaatagtgatttttaattaaaagttacaGTAACATACTAttgattaaaatgaataataaatatattgatgaGAGAATTGATCATAAGTATTAAACTCTAtgggcatatatatatatatatatatatatatatatatataNtatatatatatatatatatatatatatatatatatatatatatatatatatatatatatatatatatgtagcTGTCGCATTTGGTTGGAAGAGGCACATGCAGTGGCCAAGCCATGGTCACAGCCTTCGTAAGACCGAGCTTACGACAGGCATAAACACTGATGCCTGAAAAACCGTGTGAATTGCGCGTTTCTCTCATTGTTTTTTCAGAACAAATTCTACAaccatttaataatattttttttttctctctctctctctcaccacCTCCAACAACTACACTCAAGTTCACCTGTTTTATTTTCCACACAACAAAATTATGCTCCTTTGACAGATAACAGATCAGGCACAGCAGATCTTGGGTCCGATTTACCATCCCTTCAGAAAGTTCGTTTTTTTAACCACAAATGTTCCCTCTGAATGTGCGAGGTACAGTGTCTGTGCTACAATCACGaggtatttttgttttggtcaGGTTAGTGTTTTTTTCCTTTGACCCCTCAAACCATCGCCAGGTGTCTGCTGTTTGTGTTTTTCCAAAGATTTTGAATTCCTAGCATATCCATTAAATCAGTATATATTCTTATTTGATGGATGCAGCATGAGTATGGGCTGCAAGCTTGAGATGTcgtatataaatattgtttctaAGAATTTATTCTTGTACTGCAAGTTTTAGTTGGTTGGCATACATTGTTTATCTGAATTTTTGAATGGTTGGTTGGTCTTCTTCCACTGCTTAGGTCTATTTCAAGCGACAAATATTCGTGGAGTTTTGAGGAGTAGCGTCATATACTACAACTCTGGCCAACTCTCTAGCAATATTTTCACCTAGTGTTGAAGGTGTCGGTCCTTCCTTTTGTGGTTCGCGGCTTTGTGTGGACAGGCTTCTATTTCTTGTTCTGCGTCTTCCCATCGATTATGGCTAACTTTTGAATCACTCTTGCTTCAATGTTACCGCTATATTATAATTGAGTCAGACAAGATGTGAGCGGCAATAGGATTGGATTATAGGAATCGTACCAAGTTGGAATGCGCACAGAAGATTGAATAGAATTATATAAAGGATTCAGAACAAGCTTTATCTTTTGTCATGGCCTTGTGCAGGTGTCTCTCCTTTTTTACtggaaagaaagagaaaaacaaggtAACAGATATGTACTTATATTGGGTGTGCTTGATTTGTATTTCAAAAACCCATATTGGGTGTTTTCGGTTGCTGttttcaaaaactattttttaagtaataaaaacaaaatatagtaaaCAGATATCCACACGCAGCACCACTTTAACGACTTCTTAGATCCTTGAGTTTGGActacaaaagagaaaaactgATGATAAAATATCGTATACCTTACctgctttgttttttttcttcaggGTGCTGCTGAAGGGTCTTCAACCGGGGACCTTAAAGCTCAACTTGGCGAAATACAGCACCCGAAGATTTCATCAGAGCGTCGTGATTTGAAGCCGGCCACCCTTGATGTCGCGGTTCCCTTTGGTGTGCAGAAGAATTCAAGGGGAAATGTGAGGATTATGAATCATGAGAGTCCTGCGAAAACTGAAGTGGAGGAAGCTTATGAAGGAGAAGACGAGCATGAGCAGTCTCCTTCCATCAAGAGGGAGCTCTCTGATTTTGATCTTCAAGTCCACCAAGCTGCTGCAAACAAAGGAATATGTGATCCATCAAATGAAGAGATAAAATACCCGAGTGCGTATGAAGACCAAGCTAACATTCAATTCGAAGACACGGACCATAAATACAGCATAAAGAGTGATGATATAATCCAAAGTGGACATGTCAGTGATCCCGGGATTGGCAAGACTGACTTTTGGGCTTCTCCAGAGCTCAAGAGATCTTGTTCTAACCTGGAAAGAAGGGATGTACTTATGAAGACTTCTCATCTCTTTCCAACTTCCAAGTCACAGTCTTTTGAGGATTTACACGGATTATCAGCGTATCAGATGGCTAATCTAGAAAGCCCCAGGTCTGCGATGACTCACTGCAGTGCTGATAAAGTGATGTTGAAAAGGCATTCCTCAAGTCAAGTTCTCCCTTCTAGAAGTAAAAGATTGTGGTGGAAGTTGTTCCTCTGGAGCCACAGGAATATACATAGACCTAAGTCAAGCAAATCGACACAGATACATCCTGCAATTGCTGCTTTGAGTAGTCAATGTGGGTACTCCTCCGACACCCTTGAACCAAAGCAAGGCAAGGCATTGAGACACGAAGAATCACCCTCACCAACCTCATCTTTTGGGGAATACTTTCAGAAAAGCTGCGATGAACAAAATATTGTTGACCAAAGGTGGAGCAGATTTCAGAAAGACCATTTTGGATTTTGGCCACAAAACCAATGGGTGGCTTTCTCAACCGAATCATCCTCGCTTAGCAGAGTGGATGAGTGGGTAAAAGATCTCGAAATTGAGCAGCCACCTCCCGAGGATGACTTTGTTGACGACGGCACTGGAAACACTGCCTTCCCACCTTCTCCTGATGATGGTAGATCGATGGCAAGAAGCACATCTCAATTCATTCGACATTCAGATGCCAATATTTCAAAAGAGATAATGAATGCCAATAGTCTGGTCCAGTCCCTGAACCCCGCCTCAACTGCTGCTCATATATCAGGCATTGGTATAAAAGCCATTCCCTCTCTTTCACACTTCTTCAGTCTCCGCTCTGTCAACTTGTCAAGCAATCTTATAGGTATGCTTTtctgagagaaaaaaaaaaaagttcccTTTAACATCAGTTAATCATAAGTTCATAACGATAACACTAACTAAACTGATTGGCAATCCTTATCATTGATTTGTTAGCTCACATCACGCCTGGATTTCTCCCAAAGGGTATTCATACCCTGAATCTttcaagaaacaaaatcaacacTATTGAGGGCCTCAGAGAATTAACCCGGCTCCGGGTACTTGATTTAAGTTATAATCGCATCTCAAGAATTGGACAAGGTTAGTTTCTATATTGGCTGACGCTGAATGAAGGTTAATTTGTTGGCCCTGTGCAGTATTTTCTATCATTTAGTTACCCACTGTGTTCTTATCAGGATTATCAAATTGTACCTTAGTCAAAGAACTATATCTTGCCGGGAACAAGATAGGTGATGTTGAGGGGCTCCACAGGTTACTGAAGCTAACAGTTCTGGACTTGAGCTTTAACAAGATCGCAACCACAAAAGCATTAGGCCAGCTGGTGGCTAACTACAACTCACTTCAGGCCTTGAGTCTGCTAGGAAATCCAATTCAAAGCAACATCAGTGATGAGCAGCTGCGCAAAGCAGTTAGTGGTCTTCTTCCAAAGCTTGTGTACCTGAACAAGCAATCTATAAAGCCTCAAAGGGGACGAGAAATACTCACTGATAGTGTTGCCAAAGCTGCACTTGGGAACAGCGGCCACAACTCCTACAGAAGAGTACTGAAGAAAGGTGGTAGCCAAGGAGGGCCAAGTTCCTCAGGTGTACATAGAGGCAGTGCTAGTGTTTCCCACAAAAGCAGACACAGGTCAAGGAGCCGAACTAAGCGTCATTAGTTCTCTGTGCAATTTATCAGTCTATTTCTAAGACTTGATGAAGTGGAAGAGTAATTTTCAAACTTGCTTTTACCAATATTTGCTTCAACCTGGTGTGGAATAAGCGTTGCTTGTGATTGTTACTGTGTTTGTTTCAACCTGTTAGTTATCTTGGGTATTTGATCAAGACTGCTCTATTCGTGAGAGTCTCTTGGTTAGACTTGGATGTAGAACAGTGTTTGTTTAGCTGGTTTCCCGATATACTTAAAAGTGGAATAATGAAGATATGAAAATCTCTGGATTTTCATTTTGGAGAAGTTTTTCTgcagtctttttttttttaatctttttttggCAACGCCACACTACGTTTAAACGTTTTAAGTTGCTTTGAATTTCCTCATTCATTGTCATGCGTAGTGATCAATGTTGGATGTAAAAAATTTGGAACTGAAATTGAGAATGTTCCATGAAACACTACATAATCAAATTGTCTGGCAAATCTGTTATATAAGGTTAGCCCAACTAAAGATGATAGCTTGTAAACAAGCTAATAAACAGCctcaaaaaggaagaaaagcgGAAGCACTACatagtaaaagaaattttaatacaaaatagaGATATGCGatcttaaatatatacatataaaaacagaagaaaaagaagacagGGTAGCAGTTATTTTGTTGACCACTGTAGACGACCGAAAGAATAGCaacaaatttagaattttatattcgtttttataatattttgtaattatatactttttaaaaattaaattttatggttttaagTAACCTATTGTTAGGTGTGGCTACTTAACGAGTGTACCTTTAGTGTTAgttaataacaatatatttttaggaaaatgatatgtaGACAACAGATTCagacaacatttagacacgccCCACGTGTCACACACTCATTGGTCCACGTGGCAAGGAGAGAGAAATGGCTTGCTTTTTGAACATTCCCTCAGATCATGACGCGTGGCAGAGAGAGGAAAGTGAATTTGgttctgaaatttgaatttgtgtAGGGTTTTGGTTTCAAATTTGGGATTCCCATTTTCGACAACCCCTCCCATTTCGTCACACCCATTTCGAACTCCTTCCATTTCGTCACCAACCTCNGACCATCTCCTGCTCACCGGAAAGACTGNCGCCGCCGCACTCCGGTTGTCCGTCACCGTCCGCATCACCGCCGGGAACCTTCNCTTCCATTTGGTCGAAGGTAAATcccccctaaaccctaatcccggTGACTTGGTACGGTACCATTTTGAGTTTGTCGAGTTGGTTTTTTGAGTTGTGGTTATTGTTTTCTGAGGCATGTGCTTAATGTgcaaaaacaatgattttttgtttttcgtcTTCTCCGATTCGTGAATGTTGGGGTTTNAGGGTTTTGGTTTCAAATTTGGGATTCCCATTTTCGACAACCCCTCCCATTTCGTCACACCCATTTCGAACTCCTTCCATTTCGTCACCAACCTCCGACCATCTCCTGCTCACCGGAAAGACTGCCGCCGCCGCACTCCGGTTGTCCGTCACCGTCCGCATCACCGCCGGGAACCTTCACTTCCATTTGGTCGAAGGTAAATcccccctaaaccctaatcccggTGACTTGGTACGGTACCATTTTGAGTTTGTCGAGTTGGTTTTTTGAGTTGTGGTTATTGTTTTCTGAGGCATGTGCTTAATGTgcaaaaacaatgattttttgtttttcgtcTTCTCCGATTCGTGAATGTTGGGGTTTAGCACAACTATTTGAAGTAAACTGAGATTAGTTTATTCTAtaacttgtttttgtttattcttttcaGATTGCGGGAACTTCACACATTGAAGGGACACGTGGAGTGGGTTATGAAATTGAAAGGACTCGACATTGATACAATTCAACAGCACTACACGGTCTGAGTGTGTGAAAGActagttttttgttatttgttttgtcGTTAATTCTCTTAAATTTAGTTCCATTCCAAAGGTTCGACAAAAGAATCAAACTGTGGGTAGATCTTGTTCTTAAAGTCATTTTAAACCATGTTCGAATCATTAGtcataacaattatttatataacttgTGCATGGGTAGTAATATGAATTTTAGTACACGCCGTTTCCACCTTAGGCTTTCCTAGTCCCAATTCATTTATGTAATTCGAATTAACAAATGAAAGAAGATTTCAGTATGGAGCATATTGTGTGTGTGGTGTCTGATGTTGACTTGTCTTGGCATTCCAGCTGTTGTTTCTGAGCTGTTTTGTTGGTCTTTCATTTCCATTTGGTGATGCTTCCATGGATGCTTTGGGGTTGAAGTGTGATTgtgattgaaataaaaataaagtgaacataactaattattgtttttggttCAGTGTGATGGAGGAAGTGGGTGAACAGAGTAAAGCTTCTGACACTAGGAAGAAGGTATTTGATTTCCATACAATTAGTATTCtattgtaatgtttttaaatagtaagtatttttttatgcagttAGTGTTTAGACACTTTTGCAAGACCAACTTCATAGGTGCTTTGAATGAACGCTTGAATACTGAACAGAAGACGCACATTGAGAAAACAGTTTTTGGTTGGTTGTTATTTTTGCCAGATTGTATTAAAATAGGTAGGAATTTGTTAGCTCATTTATGTGGTTGTTGGGTAGAGAACATGGGAGGGTTTTATGTTGGAGACAAAGTTATTGGGTTTACTGAATTTGATGTATGTATGTCCTTAGGGCTGCCTGTTGTTGGTGAAATGatagatttaaataaagttgGCCATCGTTGTGTTTGTAGGGACTACTTCCCTGATGGGAAAGTAGATGTGAAAATGGTTTATGAATATTTGTTACAGGAACATGAAAATTTATGTGTAGAACACTTTTCCAGCTTGTATATATTGGTTGGGATATCAGAGTTCTTGCTTCCTAATAGGAGTGGAGTAGTCTTTCCAGTTATATTTGACCTTGTTTCGGAGTTGGGTTCTTTGGGTAAGTATAGTTGGGGCAGTTTAGTATTTCATTACTTTATTGAAAGTGTGTGCAATGTTTCAACATCAATGAAGAATGATACAAGTAGAAGTAATTTCCATGTTGAAGGATGTGCTTACCTGTTGCAGGTACATGTTTGTTTTGTAGTTGTTAATTAAAGACATTGATGTATTATTGTTTACCATCATATTAATTTTGAAGGTTATTTGATTTCTAATTTGCAGGTTTGGTTTTGTCATCATTTCGTTACATCAAAGTCAATGTACAATACTCGGTTGACTAAATTCCCAAGGTTGTTGAACTGGATTGGTATCAATATTGGGGAGAAGTTTATAACAACTGCATTGTCAAAGGGATCGGTGAGTAGTTGTTCGTTAGCGGAGTCTGTTCATGCaatgtatttaatatttgatgttgggaatacacaaatttttttaatgacattgcaggttgttgttgatgttggtgTGTCCAAAGAGGAGCTTAGTTATGGGGTGGTCAATGACGCTGTCCAAAAACATGGTTTTCCATATTACAAGCAAAATAGAGGAGAAATGGATAAATTATCTTGTATTGTAGATGAACAAGCAAGAGTTGTTGCCGACATGCGAACTACTATTGACAAATTAAAGAAGTCGGTTAAGGCCAGCAATGAAGAAAAGACTGAACATTTTGAGCGTGAAGAGTTCGTCGAACAAGCATTTTTTGGAAGTGAAGGTCATTTCCAAAGCACACCGGTTCAACATGATCAGCAAACCCCGATTGTTGATGTTGTTATTGAAACGAAACAAAGCACAATGTATGACCGGATGAAAGCTGCTCCTCGAACACGG
This DNA window, taken from Vigna radiata var. radiata cultivar VC1973A chromosome 5, Vradiata_ver6, whole genome shotgun sequence, encodes the following:
- the LOC106762386 gene encoding uncharacterized protein LOC106762386, giving the protein MALCRCLSFFTGKKEKNKGAAEGSSTGDLKAQLGEIQHPKISSERRDLKPATLDVAVPFGVQKNSRGNVRIMNHESPAKTEVEEAYEGEDEHEQSPSIKRELSDFDLQVHQAAANKGICDPSNEEIKYPSAYEDQANIQFEDTDHKYSIKSDDIIQSGHVSDPGIGKTDFWASPELKRSCSNLERRDVLMKTSHLFPTSKSQSFEDLHGLSAYQMANLESPRSAMTHCSADKVMLKRHSSSQVLPSRSKRLWWKLFLWSHRNIHRPKSSKSTQIHPAIAALSSQCGYSSDTLEPKQGKALRHEESPSPTSSFGEYFQKSCDEQNIVDQRWSRFQKDHFGFWPQNQWVAFSTESSSLSRVDEWVKDLEIEQPPPEDDFVDDGTGNTAFPPSPDDGRSMARSTSQFIRHSDANISKEIMNANSLVQSLNPASTAAHISGIGIKAIPSLSHFFSLRSVNLSSNLIAHITPGFLPKGIHTLNLSRNKINTIEGLRELTRLRVLDLSYNRISRIGQGLSNCTLVKELYLAGNKIGDVEGLHRLLKLTVLDLSFNKIATTKALGQLVANYNSLQALSLLGNPIQSNISDEQLRKAVSGLLPKLVYLNKQSIKPQRGREILTDSVAKAALGNSGHNSYRRVLKKGGSQGGPSSSGVHRGSASVSHKSRHRSRSRTKRH